The region CTGTGTAACCTGCGTTAAACCAATAGAGCAGCTGATGGTATAGCTCGCTTCCTCTGAATGGAACTGATGATGCTCAATGGCACTACAGACACTTTCAGCCAGCATATGTGCATCCAGCAGCGGTGTATGCTTCAGCAAAATCGCGAACTCATCGCCACCTATGCGGAAAATCAAATGCTCATCGGCGATGTGCTCACCAAATAGCTGTGCCACCTCTTTGAGGACAATGTCACCTTGCTGGTGACCTTTACTGTCATTGATGATTTTAAAGTGATCCAGATCTATATAGATCAGCGCATGTTCTAGGTGCACATCATGTTTGGCCTGCTCGCAGAGGACATTCAATTGCTGATCAAAATAGTAGCGGTTATGCAGCCCTGTCAGGGTGTCATGCAGTGCAAGGTGGCGCAGCTGCAACTCGGCTTGTTTACGCTCATGAATATTGTCTATGGTTGCAGTAATAGTCGCAGTACTGGTGACGTTCTTGATTAGCTGAAAGCGACACTCAACCCATATAGGGCATTGATTACTTTGCATTACCTGCAGTTCAAGTAGCGCTGACTGCTGTTCGCCTTGCTGTACTTTTGTCAGCACCGATGCCAGTTTGTCACGGTGCTCTGCCAGCACATAGTCGAACATGCTGGTGTGCAGACTGGCTTTTAATTTGTGGCCTACCAGCTGTTCCCACGCAGGGTTTAAAAAGCGGATAACACCCGCTGTATCCAGCTCCATTACTACCGTATTGAGGTGTAGCAAAATGCGCTGATGCGCCGAGAACAGATCTTTATAGCGTCGCTCGCTACGGCTCAGTTGCTCTACTTTTTCTGCAAACTCAGCATAGCTCACCATAAAGTCTTCGCGGCGCGCGGCGTGGTCGCATACTTTACTCAGTAAGGACAAATCATAGGGAGCACGCACAAAGTCGGTGACGCCCAGCAGCAAAAGCTGTTCGGCATAGTCAGCATCGCGGTTGTCTATGATAGTCACAATAGCCTGACTGGGTTTATGCTGCAGAATATTTGCCACCAGCTCTTTGCCGGCATCACTGTGTGTTGCCGTCGCATCCAACAGCACAATGGCAAATTCACTTTGCAGGAACTGCGACAGTGCCCCATTAGTGGTGGTAACATGTGTGGTGGTGAAATTCAGCGATAAATGCTGGCAGATCTCATCGGCACGGGTTTGGTCTGGTTCGAGCAACAATAAGTTTAAGCGACTGCTTTTTTCTAAGTGCGTCGATAATACATTCGCCAATACCTGAGGCAGTACATCCTGGCGTTCCAGAGGCAGTACAGCATCTATGCTGTAACTACGGGCGGTGGTTTCGGCAATACGTTCACAGTAGGTGGGCGGCGTCAGTACAATTGGCGTATTTTTAGGCGTTTTTAACAGCCCGGAGCGTACCATACGCGAGAATCGCCAGCCATCAATCTTGCCAACATTAAGCCCGGTAATGATCAAATCAACAGCCTGGCGTTTTAATACGCCCAGCGCTGCCTGTGTGTCATTGTGCTCAACAATGTCAAAGACATTCAGTGAGGACAGCGTTTTGACGATCAGCTGTCGCTCTTGTTGATCCGCATTGACCAGCAATAATGTAAGTTGCTTCGCCATGGTGTTACTGCCTTAAACCCATGAAATAAGTAAACAAGTTTATGCCCTTTCTGTCGATGAAGTGTCTCGCGGTATGTACCTTAGAAGACCCGGGGCTGGGTCGTTTGCTGTATGGCACGTTTTAGCTGCGAAATTTCGTACAATAGCGACTAGATTAAAGCTATTTTGGGGCACTGACAAGCGTTACATAGTTTTACCTCAACACTTGATTTAGCGTAGGCGGATCACTAGACTTGGCGCCTATTTGCATTAATTTGAGGTCTTCTATGCGCGTTGCTGACTTTAGTTTTGAACTCCCTGATGAGCTGATCGCTCGCCACCCTAAAAAAGAACGCTCCAGCAGTCGTTTGTTAACGCTCGATGGCAACACGGGTGAATTACAGCATAAAGTGTTTAAGGATATTGTCGATCTGATCAATCCGGAAGATCTCATAATTTTCAATAATACCAAAGTGATCCCGGCGCGTATGTTTGGTCAAAAGGCCACCGGTGGTAAGCTGGAAGTATTGGTTGAACGGGTATTGGATGAGCACAGTGTGCTGGCTCATGTGCGTGCCAGTAAATCACCGAAAGAAGGCACCGAGATCCTGCTTGAAGGCAAAGCGACAGCCACTATGGTGGCCCGCCACGGTGAACTGTTTGAGCTTAAGTTCCATGGTGATTCATCGGTATTGTCTATCCTGGACGAAATCGGTCATATGCCTTTACCTCCTTATATTGATCGCCCTGATGACGAGGAAGACAAAGAGCGCTATCAGACCGTGTATGGTGAAAAGCCAGGTGCCGTCGCTGCGCCCACCGCTGGCCTGCATTTTGATGACGAGCTTATGGCACAATTGAAAGATAAGGGCGTTGAGATGGCGTTTGTCACTTTACATGTCGGTGCGGGTACTTTTCAGCCGGTAAGAGTTGAGAACGTCAACGACCACCATATGCACTCAGAGTATATCGAAGTGCCTCAGGATGTCGTTGATGCCATTGCGGCAGCACGTCATCGCGGTGGTCGGGTTATTGCGATTGGCACAACGTCGGTACGCTCGCTGGAGTCGGCTGCCAAAGCGCACCCGCAGGAGCTGAAACCTTTTTATGGCGATACAGACATCTTTATTTACCCGGGCTATCAGTTCCAGGTGGTGGACGCCATGGTCACCAATTTTCACTTGCCCGAGTCGACGCTGATCATGCTGGTCAGTGCGTTTGCGGGTCAGTCACATATTATGCATGCTTATGAGACGGCGATTGCTGAGCAATATCGCTTCTTCAGCTATGGTGATGCCATGTTCCTGACTAAACAGGACAATGCATAAGCCTTGTAAACCCAGCCGAACGGCTGGGTTTTTCTGTTTTAAACCGTGAATTCTGTGGCCTTGCGCTTTAAAGTGCTATTTTAGCCCCAATATTAATGCCGTTATGGTAGAATCTGGCGGTTTTCAAAGTTGTCGGGTGTGGTGCCCGGCCTGGAATAAGTTGGACTGTTTTTCCGACCAGAGGTAAGTATGAAATTTGAATTAGATTGTACACAGGGTAAAGCGCGCCGCGGCCGTCTTATCTTTGACCGGGGCGTTGTTGAAACACCCGCATTTATGCCGGTAGGCACTTATGGCACAGTAAAAGGTATGACGCCGGATGAATTAAAAGACACTGGTGCGCATATCTGTCTTGGTAACACTTTCCACTTGATGTTGCGCCCTGGTACAGAGATCATCAAGCAGCACGGTGATCTGCATGACTTTATGAACTGGGACAAGCCTATTCTCACTGATTCAGGTGGTTTCCAGGTATTTAGCCTGGGTGCGATGCGTAAGATCAGTGAAGAGGGTGTGTTGTTCCAGTCCCCAGTCAATGGTGAGCGGATCATGCTTTCTCCTGAAAAAGCAATGGAAGTCCAGCGTGATCTGGGTTCTGACATTGTGATGATTTTTGACGAATGTACGCCTTATCCGGCAACGGAAAAAGAAGCGCGTGATTCAATGGAGCTGTCATTGCGCTGGGCAAAGCGTTCTAAAGAAGCTCATGGCGATAACCCGTCTGCACTGTTTGGTATTATTCAGGGCGGTATGTACCCCGAGCTGCGTGCCGAATCTCAGGCAGGACTGGAAGACATAGGTTTTGATGGCTATGCGCTGGGTGGCCTGTCAGTGGGTGAGCCCAAAGAAGACATGATCAACATTCTTGATCACTGTGCCTATAAAATGCCGGAGCAAAAACCGCGTTATCTGATGGGCGTGGGCAAGCCGGAAGACTTAGTAGAAGCCGTACGTCGTGGTATCGACATGTTTGACTGTGTGATGCCAACCCGTAACGCGCGAAATGGTCACCTGTTTATTACCGGCGGCGTGATCAAGATCCGCAACGCGGTTCATAAAACCGATACTGGTCCACTGGACCCAGAGTGTGATTGCCACACTTGCAAAACTACTCTCGTGCTTACTTGCATCATCTCGACAAGTGCAACGAGATCCTGGGCGCACGCCTTAATACTATCCACAACCTGCGCTACTATCAGCGCCTGATGGAAGGCATGCGTGAGGCGATTGCAGCCGGCACATTTGATCAGTTCGTGGCTGATTTTTATGCCCGACGTGACAGACCGGTTCCGCCGTTGGCTGATACCGAATAACAGTTTGCAATAAAAATTAAATGAGGAAGAGCTATGAGCTTATTTATGTCTAGCGCGCATGCCAGCACGGCAGCCGCAGCACCAGCCGGTGGTGAGTGGAGCATGTTGATCATGCTAGGTATTTTCGGTCTGGTATTTTATTTCCTGATCTACCGTCCACAAGCTAAGCGTGTGAAAGAGCACAAAGACTTAATGGGTGCGCTGACTAAAGGTGATGAAGTACTGACTCAGGGTGGTCTGGTCGGTAAAATCACTAAGGTTGCAGAAGACAAAGATTTTATCGTTATTGCTCTGAATGATCAGGCTGAGGTAACGGTACAAAAATCAGCGGTTTCAGCTGTGCTACCAAAAGGCACAATGAAATCGCTATAAACCAGCAATAAGGATGATCCAGTGTTAAACAAGTATCCAATGTGGAAATATTTACTTGTACTCGCTGTATTGGCCGTAGGTATCTTATACGCTACACCAAACCTGTATGGTCGTGATCCGGCCATACAGGTTTCTGGTACTAAAGGTACCAATGCCGATCTCAGTGTGCTTGACCAAGTAAATGAAACACTTAAAGACAACAACCTCACCGTAAAATCGAGTGCTCTGGAAGATGGCCAGGTGCTGATCCGTTTCACTAATGTGGAAGATCAGCTTAAGGCGCAGGATTTGCTGCGTAATACCCTCAGTGATGATTATATCTCTGCCATCAACATGTCACCTGCCCAACCTGACTGGCTGAAGAACTTGGGTGCCAACCCAATGAAGTTGGGTCTGGATTTGAGCGGGGGCGTTCACTTTACGATGGAAGTTGACATGGCCACGGCCATGGACAAAGCATTCGAACAGATGGAGCAGGACTACAAGAGCGATCTAAGAGAAGAAAAACTACGTTATCGTTCAATTCGTCGTGTTGCCAATAGTGACCGTATTCAGGTAGTTATGCGCTCTGAAGAAGACAGAGATGCGGCTGAGCGGTTCCTGAAAAATCGTTACCCGGGTAACCTGTTTATCAACGACAGCAGTAATGGTCTGGCGTTCTTCTCAACGCTGAGTGAGCCAAAGATTAAAGAGCTACGCGACTACGCCATCAAACAAAATGAGACCATCATTCGTAATCGTATCAACCAGCTGGGCGTGGCAGAGCCGAATGTACAACGGCAAGGTGCAGAGCGAATTATTGTTCAGCTACCTGGTGTACAGGATACTGCGCGTGCGAAAGAGATCTTAGGAGCTACGGCCACGCTTGAATTCCGCGAAGTGGATCAAAACGCCGATGCGCGTGCTGCGGCGCAAGGTCGAGTACCTCCGGGTTCAGAAGTGATCATGCACCAGGCTGGCTATCCGGTTGTTGTGAAAAAGCGTGTGGTACTGGAAGGCTCGCACATCACAGGAGCTCAGTCAGGTCTGGACGAATATCAGCGCCCTAAAGTAAGCATCAACCTTGACTCTAAAGGGGGGGCGAAAATGAGTGCCTTTACCAAGCGTGCGATTGGTAAGCCGATGGCAACGGTATTCATAGAGTACAAGCCGTCGGGTAAAGTCGACAAAAATGGTAAGGCCCTGCCGCCAATTAAAGTGGAAGAAGTGATCAACGTGGCTACCATTCAGGCACGTCTGAACAGTTCATTCCAGATCACCGGGATTAATACGCCAGCTGAAGCACACAATCTGAGCCTGCTGCTACGTGCCGGTGCACTGGTTGCACCTATTCAAATTGTGGAAGAACGTACGGTTGGTCCTAGCTTGGGTCAGGAAAACATTCAGGCAGGTATGACCGCAGTTGTGCTTGGCTTTGCGTTTGTACTGGCATTTATGTTGATGTACTACAAAGGCTTTGGCCTGGTTGCCAATTTGGCACTGGCGGCCAACCTGGTGATGATTGTGGGTGTTATGTCGATGATCCCAGGTGCGACACTGACCTTACCAGGTATTGCCGGTATTGTATTAACAGTAGGTATGGCGGTCGATGCCAATGTACTGATCTTCGAGCGTATTCGTGAAGAGTTAGCGGAAGGGCGCAGTCCTCAGCAAGCGGTTCACCATGGTTATGACAGTGCCTTCAGCACCATTTTCGACGCCAACATTACCACACTGATCGCCGCTGTGATCCTATTCTCTGTAGGTACAGGTCCGATCGCAGGCTTCGCTGTGACGTTAGCTATTGGTATTTTAACGTCGATGTTTACAGCTATCGTCGGTACTCGTGCGGTGATTAATGCGGTCATCGGTGGCAAGCGTATTAACTCGCTTTCAATCTAGGAGACGAAGATGCAGTTATTAAAAATCAAAGACACTATCCGCTTTATGGCGGCGCGCAAAGTGTCTATGGCGTTTTCTGCGCTACTGATCCTGGCATCTATTTTCAGCCTGGCTTACAAGGGTATGAATATGGGTCTGGATTTCACCGGTGGTACCGCGGTTGAAGTGGGTTTTTCTCAGCCTGCTGACTTGCCTAAAGTACGAAGCACATTGGCAGAAAGTGGTTTCCCTGATGCGTCTGTCACCTTGTTTGGTTCAAGCCAGGACGTGTTGGTGCGCCTTGCCCCTCGTGATGACGTAAAAGCAGAGATCCTGGGTAATCAGCTGGTCGATGCATTGAAGCAGGTCGACAGCAATGTTGAAATGCGCCGTATTGAGTTTGTCGGTCCAAGTGTGGGTGAAGACCTCAAAGAGCAGGGGGGTCTGGCAATGCTGACTGCCCTGCTGTGTATCCTTATCTATGTTGCGTTTCGCTTTGAGTGGCGTTTTGCCGTTGGTGCCGTCGCGGCTTTGTTCCACGACGTGATCCTGACTATGGGTTTGTTCTCACTACTGGGTTTAGAGTTTGACCTGACTATTCTGGCCGCTATCCTGGCCGTAATTGGTTACTCACTCAACGATACCATAGTTGTATCTGACCGGATCCGTGAAAACTTCCGTAAGGTTCGTATCGACGATACGCTTGAGATCATTGATATCTCACTGACTCAGACACTGAACCGTACCTTAGTGACATCAATCACTACTATTTTGGTACTAATTGCACTCTTTGTTTGGGGCGGCCAGACTATCCATGGTTTTGCGACTGCACTGCTATTTGGTGTATTCATTGGTACTTACTCGTCGGTCTACGTGGCCAGCTCGGTAGCCGTTACTATGGGTGTCAGCAAAGAAGACCTGATCCCGGTTGAGGTGGAAAAAGAAGGCGCCGATCTGGATGCCATGCCATAATCAACCAGCAATGTAATAGAAAGCCGCGATTGTATCGCGGCTTTTTTGTCATCACCGGAGGGAATATAATGCGTAAGGAATTATCTACCGTATTACTGGGCCTGGCTTTGTTCGGCTGCTCAGAACC is a window of Pseudoalteromonas sp. R3 DNA encoding:
- a CDS encoding EAL domain-containing protein, translating into MAKQLTLLLVNADQQERQLIVKTLSSLNVFDIVEHNDTQAALGVLKRQAVDLIITGLNVGKIDGWRFSRMVRSGLLKTPKNTPIVLTPPTYCERIAETTARSYSIDAVLPLERQDVLPQVLANVLSTHLEKSSRLNLLLLEPDQTRADEICQHLSLNFTTTHVTTTNGALSQFLQSEFAIVLLDATATHSDAGKELVANILQHKPSQAIVTIIDNRDADYAEQLLLLGVTDFVRAPYDLSLLSKVCDHAARREDFMVSYAEFAEKVEQLSRSERRYKDLFSAHQRILLHLNTVVMELDTAGVIRFLNPAWEQLVGHKLKASLHTSMFDYVLAEHRDKLASVLTKVQQGEQQSALLELQVMQSNQCPIWVECRFQLIKNVTSTATITATIDNIHERKQAELQLRHLALHDTLTGLHNRYYFDQQLNVLCEQAKHDVHLEHALIYIDLDHFKIINDSKGHQQGDIVLKEVAQLFGEHIADEHLIFRIGGDEFAILLKHTPLLDAHMLAESVCSAIEHHQFHSEEASYTISCSIGLTQVTQQNSDPSECLKQADIALYIAKNLGRNLVHCYSKEDAQNSTLQTGLEWGHNVRQALQNNHIELHYQPIWDFKRNQVAYFEALLRLRVDDNLVYPNQFIPALELLNDTYLMDQCVIRECIRAIACHRELHQVSVNLSAQSFLDERLLPHIQSCLAEFQVAASAIIFEITESASINNLSATQAMIAKLNELGCHFSIDDFGTGFSTFSYLKQLPAQHVKIDGSFVRDMLNDPIDLALVKAVNDISHSLDKRSVAEYVESKEIFDALKEIGIDYGQGYYISRPLPVEQLSAVLKTILSEKTAC
- the queA gene encoding tRNA preQ1(34) S-adenosylmethionine ribosyltransferase-isomerase QueA — protein: MRVADFSFELPDELIARHPKKERSSSRLLTLDGNTGELQHKVFKDIVDLINPEDLIIFNNTKVIPARMFGQKATGGKLEVLVERVLDEHSVLAHVRASKSPKEGTEILLEGKATATMVARHGELFELKFHGDSSVLSILDEIGHMPLPPYIDRPDDEEDKERYQTVYGEKPGAVAAPTAGLHFDDELMAQLKDKGVEMAFVTLHVGAGTFQPVRVENVNDHHMHSEYIEVPQDVVDAIAAARHRGGRVIAIGTTSVRSLESAAKAHPQELKPFYGDTDIFIYPGYQFQVVDAMVTNFHLPESTLIMLVSAFAGQSHIMHAYETAIAEQYRFFSYGDAMFLTKQDNA
- the yajC gene encoding preprotein translocase subunit YajC — encoded protein: MSLFMSSAHASTAAAAPAGGEWSMLIMLGIFGLVFYFLIYRPQAKRVKEHKDLMGALTKGDEVLTQGGLVGKITKVAEDKDFIVIALNDQAEVTVQKSAVSAVLPKGTMKSL
- the secD gene encoding protein translocase subunit SecD, whose protein sequence is MLNKYPMWKYLLVLAVLAVGILYATPNLYGRDPAIQVSGTKGTNADLSVLDQVNETLKDNNLTVKSSALEDGQVLIRFTNVEDQLKAQDLLRNTLSDDYISAINMSPAQPDWLKNLGANPMKLGLDLSGGVHFTMEVDMATAMDKAFEQMEQDYKSDLREEKLRYRSIRRVANSDRIQVVMRSEEDRDAAERFLKNRYPGNLFINDSSNGLAFFSTLSEPKIKELRDYAIKQNETIIRNRINQLGVAEPNVQRQGAERIIVQLPGVQDTARAKEILGATATLEFREVDQNADARAAAQGRVPPGSEVIMHQAGYPVVVKKRVVLEGSHITGAQSGLDEYQRPKVSINLDSKGGAKMSAFTKRAIGKPMATVFIEYKPSGKVDKNGKALPPIKVEEVINVATIQARLNSSFQITGINTPAEAHNLSLLLRAGALVAPIQIVEERTVGPSLGQENIQAGMTAVVLGFAFVLAFMLMYYKGFGLVANLALAANLVMIVGVMSMIPGATLTLPGIAGIVLTVGMAVDANVLIFERIREELAEGRSPQQAVHHGYDSAFSTIFDANITTLIAAVILFSVGTGPIAGFAVTLAIGILTSMFTAIVGTRAVINAVIGGKRINSLSI
- the secF gene encoding protein translocase subunit SecF, encoding MQLLKIKDTIRFMAARKVSMAFSALLILASIFSLAYKGMNMGLDFTGGTAVEVGFSQPADLPKVRSTLAESGFPDASVTLFGSSQDVLVRLAPRDDVKAEILGNQLVDALKQVDSNVEMRRIEFVGPSVGEDLKEQGGLAMLTALLCILIYVAFRFEWRFAVGAVAALFHDVILTMGLFSLLGLEFDLTILAAILAVIGYSLNDTIVVSDRIRENFRKVRIDDTLEIIDISLTQTLNRTLVTSITTILVLIALFVWGGQTIHGFATALLFGVFIGTYSSVYVASSVAVTMGVSKEDLIPVEVEKEGADLDAMP